One genomic window of Maribacter aquivivus includes the following:
- a CDS encoding SusC/RagA family TonB-linked outer membrane protein yields MKKQFFEFLKKCFLAGLFFALLSMNSAIGQETISGTVTDNLGPVVGANVLVKGSTNGSQTDFDGNFSIQASPNDVLVISYIGYASQSIKVGNQKTINVVLAEDASLLDEVVVIGYGTSKKSDLTGAVSQVTAKSFENQPLTRVEDALQGRAAGVSVSGSGAPGAGIKVRVRGVNSITGNNDPLVVVDGVFGGDLRTINPNDIASIEVLKDASSLAIYGSRASNGVILVTTKKGAGKPKISFDHFVSISSQARSIETLGSGDFARQKNAGLIANGADPAYTEQQISALDANPINYEDQLFQTGIGTNTQLAVSGGKDNLRYFVSGNYVNQTGTVIGNEYERFSLRSNINLDVTEKLSVGVNLYGSRESEVNNPDDFNRFKGSSILKTLTWDPTLPVQDSDGNFITSSNFANNGFNPIGTLLRSNRDRAADRLNTTINVGYKFTDHFKYSLVVGASTINQNIESFIRDDNPSDANPNHTRVAYTNFRNTSHQVSNILNYNNSFNKHNLDVTGVYEFQGDRNTFNGYDTFAIATGSIYLADNEDQSRENFTNDGNQNAIQSYLGRVQYNYNNSLYLTGSMRIDESSRFAKGNRTGYFPSGAIAYSFNNMPFIENGKTLSSLKFRAGWGQVGNQNINSTARFSLTNDAGNYPFDGSTLVSGSTLIQVGNPNLTWETTSQTNIGVDMGFFSGRLNASVDYFSKTTEDLLLRTIIPGTSFAKFENAGVVENQGIDLTLSGTIVQNDNFTWDSSFNLSHVKNEVTELVNDVDQILGNIRPVDGTENSINVIELGQPLGQFYGLTFLGTWKSTDDLPDGIQAGDAKYLTDDEGNSVFSTIGNGLPTLTWGFNNTFNYKNLSLNVFINAAHNFDVYNQVAAAINGGAGDFRDDLSPLSVNKWTPQNETELPRRGSLNVLNSSRYVEDGSFVRLSNLKLGYTFDDVIKNVESLQIYVSGQNLVLLTDYSGYDPEVSSTPVNQDLNNTDAGAGIDIGAYPNPRTFTLGLKLQF; encoded by the coding sequence ATGAAAAAACAATTTTTTGAATTTTTAAAGAAATGCTTTCTGGCAGGACTGTTCTTTGCCCTATTAAGCATGAACAGCGCAATTGGTCAAGAGACCATTTCAGGAACAGTAACAGATAATTTAGGACCTGTAGTTGGTGCCAATGTTTTAGTAAAGGGATCAACTAACGGTTCACAGACAGATTTTGACGGTAATTTTTCTATTCAGGCATCTCCAAATGACGTTTTGGTTATTTCATATATAGGATATGCCTCACAGTCTATAAAGGTTGGAAATCAAAAAACAATTAATGTAGTATTAGCCGAAGATGCAAGTTTGTTAGATGAGGTAGTAGTAATAGGATATGGTACCTCTAAAAAGAGTGATCTTACTGGTGCCGTTTCTCAAGTAACAGCTAAATCATTTGAAAACCAACCATTAACTCGTGTAGAAGATGCCTTGCAAGGTAGAGCTGCAGGGGTATCGGTTTCAGGATCTGGTGCACCAGGTGCGGGTATCAAAGTAAGGGTAAGAGGGGTAAACTCTATTACAGGTAACAATGACCCGCTAGTTGTAGTTGATGGTGTTTTTGGAGGAGATTTAAGAACAATTAACCCAAATGATATTGCCTCTATTGAGGTATTAAAAGATGCTTCTTCATTAGCAATTTATGGCTCTAGAGCTTCGAATGGGGTAATTTTAGTCACCACTAAGAAAGGGGCGGGAAAACCGAAAATAAGTTTTGATCATTTTGTTTCTATAAGTAGTCAGGCAAGAAGTATTGAAACTTTGGGTTCTGGTGATTTTGCTAGACAAAAAAATGCAGGTTTAATTGCAAACGGTGCCGATCCAGCATATACAGAGCAACAAATATCTGCACTTGATGCGAACCCAATTAATTACGAAGATCAATTATTTCAAACAGGTATTGGTACTAATACTCAGTTGGCAGTAAGCGGTGGCAAGGATAATTTAAGATACTTTGTTTCTGGTAACTATGTAAACCAAACTGGTACCGTTATCGGTAATGAATATGAGCGATTCTCTTTACGTTCTAATATTAATCTTGACGTAACAGAAAAATTATCGGTAGGTGTAAATTTATACGGCAGTAGAGAATCAGAAGTAAATAACCCAGATGATTTTAACCGTTTTAAAGGTAGTAGTATATTAAAGACGCTTACATGGGATCCAACATTACCTGTACAAGACAGTGATGGTAATTTTATTACAAGTTCTAATTTTGCAAATAACGGTTTTAATCCAATTGGTACACTATTAAGAAGTAATAGAGACCGTGCAGCTGATCGTTTAAATACCACAATTAATGTTGGTTATAAATTTACGGATCATTTTAAATATAGTCTTGTAGTAGGTGCGTCAACAATAAATCAAAATATTGAATCTTTTATACGAGACGATAATCCTTCCGATGCTAATCCTAATCATACACGTGTTGCATATACCAATTTTAGAAACACAAGTCACCAGGTAAGTAATATTCTTAATTATAACAATAGTTTTAATAAGCATAATCTTGATGTTACAGGGGTATATGAATTTCAAGGAGACCGTAATACGTTTAATGGTTACGACACATTTGCTATTGCAACCGGTAGTATTTATTTAGCGGATAATGAGGATCAATCAAGAGAGAATTTCACTAACGATGGTAACCAAAATGCAATACAATCTTATTTAGGTCGTGTGCAATACAATTATAACAACTCACTTTATTTAACGGGCTCTATGCGTATAGATGAATCGTCAAGGTTTGCAAAAGGTAATAGAACAGGGTATTTTCCTTCTGGTGCAATTGCTTATAGTTTCAATAATATGCCATTCATTGAAAATGGTAAAACATTAAGTAGTTTAAAGTTCAGAGCTGGCTGGGGCCAGGTAGGTAATCAGAATATAAACTCTACAGCACGTTTTTCATTAACTAACGATGCCGGTAATTATCCTTTTGACGGTTCTACCTTGGTATCTGGTTCAACCCTAATACAAGTTGGAAATCCAAATTTAACCTGGGAAACAACATCACAAACAAACATTGGTGTAGATATGGGATTCTTTAGCGGTAGACTTAATGCTTCGGTAGATTATTTTAGTAAGACAACAGAAGACCTTTTGTTGAGAACAATAATTCCGGGTACATCTTTTGCAAAATTTGAAAATGCAGGGGTCGTTGAAAATCAAGGTATAGATTTGACATTGTCTGGTACAATTGTTCAGAATGACAATTTCACTTGGGATTCATCTTTTAACCTTTCACACGTCAAGAACGAAGTAACTGAATTGGTAAATGATGTTGATCAAATATTAGGAAATATTAGACCGGTAGATGGTACAGAAAATTCTATTAACGTAATTGAGCTTGGTCAACCATTAGGTCAATTTTATGGTCTTACCTTTTTAGGTACTTGGAAATCAACTGATGACTTACCAGATGGTATACAAGCAGGTGACGCAAAATACTTAACTGATGACGAAGGTAACTCTGTTTTCTCTACCATTGGTAATGGGTTACCAACCTTAACATGGGGTTTTAATAACACATTTAACTATAAAAATTTGAGCTTGAACGTCTTCATAAACGCAGCGCATAATTTTGATGTTTATAATCAAGTTGCAGCGGCTATTAATGGAGGTGCTGGTGATTTTAGAGATGACCTTTCTCCCTTAAGTGTAAATAAATGGACTCCGCAAAATGAAACAGAATTACCACGTAGAGGATCACTAAATGTTTTGAATTCTTCACGATATGTCGAAGATGGCAGTTTTGTTCGATTAAGTAATTTAAAACTAGGCTACACATTTGATGATGTGATAAAAAATGTTGAAAGCTTACAAATTTATGTAAGCGGTCAAAACTTGGTATTACTTACAGATTACAGTGGTTATGACCCAGAGGTTTCATCTACACCGGTTAATCAAGATTTGAATAATACAGATGCTGGTGCTGGTATTGACATAGGTGCGTATCCAAATCCAAGAACATTTACATTAGGTCTTAAACTTCAGTTTTAA